The following proteins are encoded in a genomic region of Tenacibaculum sp. 190524A05c:
- a CDS encoding glutathione peroxidase, with translation MKITSKAKLFSSVETNKNVRSIYDISINDIRNQPITLSDFKNKKILFVNVASKCGFTKQYEELQELSEAYKDRLIIIGLPCNQFRNQEPGNENDIQEFCSLNFGVTFLLTEKIKVKGYKQHPLYTWLTSEKLNGVTSSTVKWNFQKYLVDEQGKLIDYFYSSTKPLSTKITSKL, from the coding sequence ATGAAAATCACTAGTAAAGCCAAACTATTTTCATCTGTCGAAACAAATAAAAATGTAAGATCAATCTATGATATTTCAATAAATGATATTAGAAACCAACCTATTACACTTTCAGATTTTAAAAACAAAAAGATATTATTTGTTAACGTGGCATCAAAATGTGGTTTTACAAAACAGTACGAAGAATTACAAGAGTTAAGTGAAGCTTATAAAGATCGATTAATAATTATCGGATTACCTTGTAATCAATTTAGAAATCAGGAACCAGGAAATGAAAACGATATCCAAGAATTTTGTTCTCTTAATTTTGGTGTAACTTTTTTATTGACGGAAAAAATAAAGGTAAAAGGCTACAAACAGCATCCACTTTATACTTGGCTTACTTCCGAGAAATTAAACGGAGTGACAAGCTCTACAGTGAAATGGAATTTTCAAAAGTATTTAGTTGATGAACAAGGAAAACTTATAGATTATTTTTACTCATCAACTAAACCTCTTAGTACTAAAATAACATCTAAACTTTAA
- the rlmN gene encoding 23S rRNA (adenine(2503)-C(2))-methyltransferase RlmN, which produces MKPQKKDIRALTKEQLRDFFVDNGDKAFRGNQVYEWLWHKAAHSFDDMTNISKSTREMLDANFVINHIEVDAMQRSNDGTIKNAIKLHDGLIVESVLIPTEKRTTACVSSQVGCSLDCKFCATARLKRMRNLNADEIYDQVVAIDKQSRLYHNHKLTNIVFMGMGEPLMNYNNVIKAIDKITSPEGLGMSAKRITLSTSGVPKMIKKMADDEVKFNLAVSLHSALDDVRTSIMPFNKNFPLTDLKEALEYWYEKTKRKITYEYVVWQGINDRKEDIDALVRFCKYVPAKVNLIEYNPIDDGEFQQASERALNNYISNLEMNDIVVNVRRSRGKDIDAACGQLANKS; this is translated from the coding sequence ATGAAACCGCAGAAGAAAGACATACGTGCACTTACAAAAGAACAACTCCGTGATTTTTTTGTAGATAATGGAGATAAGGCATTTAGAGGAAATCAAGTTTATGAATGGTTGTGGCATAAAGCAGCACATTCTTTTGATGATATGACAAACATTTCTAAGTCAACAAGAGAAATGTTAGATGCTAATTTTGTAATCAATCATATTGAGGTTGATGCGATGCAACGTAGTAATGATGGGACAATTAAAAATGCAATTAAATTGCACGATGGCTTAATTGTAGAGTCGGTTTTAATTCCTACGGAGAAAAGAACTACAGCCTGTGTTTCTAGTCAAGTTGGTTGTAGTTTAGATTGTAAGTTTTGCGCAACAGCTCGTTTAAAAAGAATGAGAAATTTGAATGCAGATGAAATCTATGATCAAGTTGTTGCAATAGATAAACAAAGCAGATTATATCATAACCATAAACTAACTAATATTGTTTTTATGGGAATGGGAGAACCTTTGATGAATTATAATAACGTTATCAAAGCAATTGATAAAATAACTTCTCCTGAAGGATTAGGAATGTCTGCTAAACGAATTACGTTATCAACTTCAGGTGTGCCAAAAATGATCAAAAAAATGGCGGATGATGAGGTTAAGTTTAATCTTGCTGTTTCGTTACATTCCGCTCTTGATGATGTAAGAACTTCGATTATGCCTTTCAATAAAAACTTTCCTTTAACCGATCTTAAAGAGGCTTTAGAGTATTGGTATGAGAAAACAAAAAGAAAAATTACATATGAGTATGTAGTTTGGCAAGGAATAAATGATCGAAAAGAAGATATTGATGCTTTAGTAAGATTCTGTAAATACGTTCCGGCAAAAGTAAATTTAATCGAATATAATCCAATTGATGACGGAGAATTCCAGCAGGCTTCGGAAAGAGCTTTAAATAATTACATCTCTAATTTAGAAATGAATGATATCGTTGTTAACGTTCGTCGTTCAAGAGGAAAAGATATTGATGCAGCTTGTGGACAATTAGCTAATAAATCATAA
- a CDS encoding NAD(P)/FAD-dependent oxidoreductase, whose translation MKQEYEVIVVGAGPGGGQCARNLAKLGVDVLLVERHESFYDNNFSSAGMSLEGFKEFNLPEEVIGRYWKNFTLQTSNELATWKGENNKGVVLDFAKFRQFLADDCVANGGDVLMGYSFTLKEIKEDGVIAHFKDKKGNNPHAIKAKLLVDATGSARKVIYDSRDNQPKMDLSAGVEYMIKVDDEVYNTFKDDLFFFLGDKWCFKGYSWIFPMDDNVLKVGTAKMLIKEANKASETLKQITERIIADYMKASSYEVIDIHGGSIRTTKDMSEDFFNDKVVAIGDSISAINPLGGEGIRYALRSADDVTPHVFNFVKNNKNTFKKYRKNWRRKYVFTWKLCFFLTETVYHKYSDSQIDEKVRKYKGLVDIDQLVNILFEFKFTNMNKRLFSFVWSKIKGKFQKKVA comes from the coding sequence ATGAAACAAGAGTACGAAGTTATTGTTGTGGGAGCTGGACCAGGTGGTGGGCAATGTGCTAGAAATTTAGCAAAATTGGGTGTTGATGTTTTGTTAGTAGAAAGACATGAAAGTTTCTATGATAATAATTTTTCTAGTGCTGGAATGTCTTTGGAAGGATTCAAAGAATTTAATCTTCCAGAAGAGGTAATTGGCAGATATTGGAAAAATTTCACACTACAAACTTCAAATGAACTCGCAACTTGGAAAGGAGAAAACAATAAAGGCGTTGTTTTAGATTTTGCAAAATTCCGTCAATTTTTAGCGGATGATTGCGTAGCTAATGGTGGAGATGTTTTAATGGGCTATTCCTTTACTTTAAAAGAGATTAAAGAAGATGGAGTAATTGCTCATTTTAAAGATAAAAAAGGAAATAATCCACATGCTATAAAAGCAAAACTTTTAGTTGATGCCACAGGTTCTGCTAGGAAAGTTATTTATGATTCTAGAGATAATCAACCTAAAATGGACTTGAGTGCGGGTGTTGAATACATGATTAAAGTTGATGATGAGGTTTATAATACATTCAAGGACGATTTATTCTTTTTCTTAGGCGATAAATGGTGCTTTAAAGGATATTCATGGATTTTTCCAATGGATGATAATGTACTGAAAGTTGGAACTGCTAAAATGCTAATAAAAGAGGCTAACAAAGCATCTGAAACACTAAAACAAATTACAGAAAGAATTATTGCCGATTATATGAAGGCAAGTTCCTATGAAGTTATTGATATTCACGGAGGTTCTATCAGAACTACAAAAGACATGTCTGAAGACTTTTTTAATGATAAGGTAGTGGCAATAGGAGATTCTATATCAGCTATAAATCCACTAGGAGGTGAAGGAATACGATATGCGCTTAGAAGTGCAGATGATGTTACACCTCATGTTTTTAATTTTGTAAAAAACAATAAAAACACCTTTAAGAAGTATCGTAAAAACTGGAGAAGAAAATATGTGTTTACTTGGAAATTATGTTTCTTCCTAACGGAAACGGTATATCATAAATACTCAGATTCTCAGATAGATGAAAAAGTAAGAAAGTATAAAGGATTAGTGGATATAGATCAACTAGTTAATATTCTTTTCGAATTTAAATTCACAAATATGAACAAAAGATTATTCTCTTTTGTTTGGAGTAAAATCAAGGGTAAATTTCAGAAGAAAGTAGCGTAA
- a CDS encoding VPS10 domain-containing protein, with amino-acid sequence MKKLLLLGAFLLLFANIKVNAQKNNSQFSEEYFNAIEWRNIGPFRGGRSCAVTGVSKKPNLFYMGTTGGGIWKTIDAGNTWQNISDGFFGGSVGSIAVSEWDNNIIYVGMGEKTVRGNVSSGDGVWKSENAGKTWKHMGLPNSRHIPRIRIHPKNPDVVFAAVMGDLYKSTQERGVYKSIDGGKNWKRVLFSNADAGAIDLIIDPNNPRVLYASTWNVRRTPYSLSSGGEGSAIWKSTDEGETWTNISENDGLPKGTWGISGLAVSPVNSEIVYALIENEKGGVYKSTDAGKTWKLINSERKLRQRAWYYTRIYADTQDENIVYVMNVRYHKSTDGGKTYKTYNAPHGDHHDLWIAPEDNQRMIIADDGGGQISFDAGENWSTYLNQPTSQFYRVTTDNHFPYRIYVAQQDNSTIRISHRTDGRFITNQDWESTAGGESAHIAVDPLNNDIAYGGSYGGLLTRVNHKTGSVRAINVWPDDPMGHGAEDFKYRFQWNFPVLFSPNNPKKLYATSNHVHATTNEGQSWEIISPDLTRNDPKTLGPSGGPITKDNTGVEYYGTIFAIAEVPNENGVIYTGSDDGLVHITRDGGKNWTNITPKKMPEWMMINCIEIDPFTKGGAYIVGTKYKTGDYQPYIYKTEDYGASWKKITNGIGNEDFTRALRADPKRKGLLYAGTERGIYVSFNDGKEWQKFQLNLPIVPITDLAVKEDNLIAATQGRSLWIIDDLTPLHQLNTSITNKDFFMYKPKESYRMGGGNGATSKRNGTNYYGGVPINYFVKNYSEKDTISLSFFDSAKNKIQVFSTHPNKKDKEKKLKVKQGNNVFHWDMMYSGAERVKGMILWWASLNGPMALPGNYSVALEVNGKSTSQNFSIKNKPNSESSEADLKAQFDFINSINAKMTEIHKALKNVKKVRGQIKTLKKSIQDKKKHKELIDFADKLLKDMTVVENNLYQTKSKSNQDPLNFPIKLNNKLGHLNSLTRIGDFKPTDQAIAFKNEITKDIDIELNKLYQIFNSEVKQLNQKVKDSQIDFIQLD; translated from the coding sequence ATGAAAAAACTACTTTTATTAGGAGCATTTCTGCTCCTATTCGCGAATATCAAAGTTAACGCTCAAAAAAATAATAGCCAATTTTCTGAAGAATATTTTAACGCAATCGAATGGAGAAACATCGGTCCATTTCGTGGCGGAAGAAGTTGTGCTGTAACTGGAGTTTCCAAAAAGCCAAATTTATTCTACATGGGAACAACCGGAGGTGGAATTTGGAAAACAATTGACGCTGGAAATACTTGGCAAAATATTTCTGATGGATTTTTTGGTGGATCAGTAGGATCGATAGCTGTTAGCGAATGGGACAACAACATTATTTATGTTGGAATGGGAGAAAAAACCGTTCGTGGAAATGTTTCTTCTGGGGATGGTGTTTGGAAATCTGAAAACGCAGGTAAAACATGGAAACATATGGGATTACCAAATTCTAGACATATTCCAAGAATAAGAATTCATCCTAAAAACCCTGATGTTGTTTTTGCCGCTGTAATGGGTGATTTATATAAATCAACTCAAGAAAGAGGAGTTTATAAGTCGATTGACGGAGGAAAGAACTGGAAAAGAGTTTTATTCAGTAATGCAGATGCTGGTGCAATTGATTTAATTATAGATCCAAATAATCCAAGAGTTTTATATGCTTCAACTTGGAATGTAAGAAGAACTCCTTATAGTTTATCTAGTGGTGGAGAAGGTTCTGCTATTTGGAAAAGTACAGATGAAGGTGAAACTTGGACGAATATTTCTGAAAATGACGGATTACCAAAAGGAACTTGGGGTATTTCAGGTTTAGCTGTTTCTCCTGTAAATTCAGAAATTGTTTATGCTTTAATCGAGAATGAAAAAGGTGGAGTTTATAAATCTACCGATGCAGGAAAAACATGGAAACTAATTAATAGCGAACGTAAATTACGTCAAAGAGCTTGGTACTACACACGTATCTATGCAGATACTCAAGATGAAAATATTGTTTATGTAATGAATGTTCGTTACCACAAATCTACAGATGGTGGTAAAACGTATAAAACCTATAACGCTCCTCATGGAGATCATCATGATTTATGGATTGCTCCAGAAGACAATCAAAGAATGATAATTGCTGACGATGGTGGAGGACAAATTTCTTTTGATGCTGGAGAAAATTGGTCTACCTATTTAAATCAACCAACTTCTCAATTTTATCGCGTAACCACAGACAATCATTTCCCATATAGAATTTACGTGGCTCAACAAGATAATTCCACAATTAGAATTTCTCATAGAACAGATGGAAGATTTATTACGAATCAAGATTGGGAAAGTACAGCAGGAGGAGAAAGTGCGCATATTGCAGTAGATCCTTTAAATAATGACATTGCCTACGGAGGAAGTTATGGAGGATTGTTAACGCGTGTTAATCATAAAACAGGATCTGTAAGAGCTATTAACGTGTGGCCAGATGACCCAATGGGACATGGAGCTGAAGATTTTAAATATCGTTTCCAGTGGAATTTCCCTGTGTTATTTTCACCGAATAATCCTAAGAAATTATATGCAACTTCTAATCATGTTCATGCCACTACAAACGAAGGTCAATCTTGGGAAATTATTAGTCCAGATTTAACGAGAAATGATCCGAAAACATTAGGCCCATCAGGAGGACCAATCACAAAAGATAATACTGGAGTGGAATATTATGGGACAATCTTCGCAATAGCAGAAGTTCCTAATGAAAATGGTGTTATTTACACAGGATCTGATGATGGTTTGGTCCATATAACTAGAGATGGCGGTAAAAACTGGACAAATATTACACCTAAAAAAATGCCTGAATGGATGATGATTAATTGCATCGAAATTGATCCGTTTACAAAAGGAGGAGCTTACATTGTTGGAACGAAATATAAAACGGGAGATTATCAACCATACATTTATAAAACTGAAGATTACGGTGCTTCTTGGAAAAAAATCACAAACGGTATCGGAAATGAAGATTTTACCAGAGCATTAAGAGCAGATCCGAAAAGAAAAGGATTGTTATATGCTGGTACAGAAAGAGGAATTTACGTTTCTTTTAATGATGGTAAAGAGTGGCAAAAATTCCAATTGAATTTACCTATTGTTCCTATTACTGATTTAGCTGTAAAAGAAGATAACTTAATTGCGGCTACTCAAGGTAGATCTTTATGGATTATTGATGATTTAACTCCGCTTCATCAATTAAACACATCTATCACTAATAAAGACTTCTTTATGTATAAACCAAAAGAAAGCTATAGAATGGGTGGTGGTAATGGAGCAACTTCAAAAAGAAACGGAACTAATTATTATGGCGGAGTTCCGATTAATTACTTTGTAAAAAACTATTCAGAAAAAGATACTATTTCGCTTTCATTTTTTGACAGTGCTAAAAACAAAATCCAAGTTTTCAGTACGCACCCAAACAAAAAGGACAAAGAGAAAAAACTTAAAGTTAAACAAGGAAATAATGTTTTCCACTGGGACATGATGTATTCTGGAGCTGAACGCGTAAAAGGAATGATTTTATGGTGGGCTTCTTTGAACGGACCAATGGCTTTACCAGGAAACTATAGTGTTGCGCTTGAAGTAAATGGAAAATCTACATCTCAAAACTTCAGTATTAAAAACAAACCGAATTCAGAATCTTCAGAAGCAGATTTAAAAGCTCAGTTTGATTTTATAAACAGTATCAATGCAAAGATGACGGAAATTCATAAAGCATTGAAAAATGTAAAGAAAGTTAGAGGTCAGATAAAAACGTTAAAGAAGTCTATTCAAGATAAAAAGAAACACAAAGAGTTAATTGATTTTGCGGATAAATTACTTAAAGATATGACTGTTGTTGAAAACAATTTATATCAAACAAAAAGTAAGAGTAATCAAGATCCATTAAACTTCCCGATTAAATTAAACAACAAGTTAGGGCATTTAAATTCATTAACGAGAATCGGCGATTTCAAACCAACTGATCAAGCAATTGCATTCAAAAATGAAATCACAAAAGACATTGATATTGAATTGAATAAACTATACCAAATCTTCAATTCAGAAGTAAAACAATTGAATCAAAAGGTAAAAGATAGTCAGATTGACTTTATTCAATTGGATTAA
- a CDS encoding polyprenyl synthetase family protein: protein MKPVEEIKLPIAKEMELFESKFKDSMLSKVPLLNRITYYIVRRKGKQMRPMFVFLVAKMVSNGGFDERTYRGASVVELIHTATLVHDDVVDDSNRRRGFFSINALWKNKIAVLVGDFLLSKGLLLSIDNEDFDLLKLISIAVREMSEGELLQIEKARKLDITEDVYFEIIRQKTATLIAACCGIGAASVGASNDTVQQMRKFGEYIGIAFQIKDDLFDYTEDKIGKPTGIDIKEQKMTLPLIYTLNNCSSDKKKWLINSVKNHNKNKKRVKEVIAFVKESGGLEYTIEKMHKYKNRALAILDNYPESEYKKSLLQMIEYVVERKI from the coding sequence ATGAAACCTGTTGAAGAAATAAAACTTCCCATAGCTAAAGAAATGGAGCTTTTTGAATCTAAATTCAAAGATTCAATGCTTTCCAAAGTTCCGCTATTAAACAGAATTACATATTACATCGTTCGAAGAAAAGGAAAACAAATGCGACCTATGTTTGTTTTTTTGGTGGCTAAAATGGTTTCCAATGGAGGATTCGATGAAAGAACATATAGAGGTGCTTCTGTGGTGGAATTAATTCATACGGCAACTTTAGTTCACGATGATGTTGTAGACGATAGTAATAGAAGAAGAGGATTCTTTTCTATTAATGCACTTTGGAAGAATAAGATTGCCGTTTTGGTGGGAGATTTTTTATTATCAAAAGGACTACTATTGTCTATTGATAATGAAGATTTCGATCTGTTGAAGTTAATTTCGATTGCAGTAAGAGAAATGAGTGAAGGAGAGCTATTGCAAATTGAAAAAGCTCGTAAATTAGATATCACCGAAGATGTATATTTTGAAATTATTCGTCAGAAAACAGCAACTTTAATTGCCGCTTGTTGTGGTATTGGAGCTGCCTCAGTTGGAGCAAGTAATGATACCGTGCAGCAAATGAGAAAATTTGGAGAGTACATTGGAATTGCTTTTCAAATAAAAGATGACTTGTTTGACTACACTGAAGATAAAATTGGTAAACCTACAGGAATAGACATTAAAGAGCAAAAAATGACTTTGCCTTTAATTTATACTTTGAATAATTGTTCTTCAGACAAGAAAAAATGGTTAATAAACTCAGTTAAAAACCATAACAAAAACAAGAAAAGAGTTAAAGAAGTAATTGCATTTGTGAAAGAGAGTGGAGGTTTAGAGTATACCATTGAAAAAATGCATAAGTATAAGAATAGAGCTCTTGCTATATTAGATAATTATCCTGAGTCAGAGTATAAAAAATCATTACTACAAATGATCGAGTATGTGGTGGAAAGAAAAATTTAA
- a CDS encoding 3-phosphoshikimate 1-carboxyvinyltransferase, with amino-acid sequence MDLLLKIPKNQLFKNSIVVSGSKSESNRLLILQQLYPQLVIENLSNSDDSVHMQHALKGEGEVADIGHAGTAMRFLTAFFATQEGKTKVLQGSERMHNRPIKILVDALRDLGAEISYIEKEGYPPLKITGKKLEKSTVAIQGNVSSQYISALLLIASSLPNGLEIELLGEITSIPYIKMTLSLLSQLGIESTFEGNLIKVNPLANIEGKKVVVEADWSSASYFYSLVALSEIGTEIELSSYKKESLQGDSCLAEIYKHFGVTTTFEEYTILLKKEKETSTSLLELDLVKAPDIAQTIAVTCFALGVPCKLEGLHTLKIKETDRLEALREEITKLGGNITVTNEELHLESSSEINENIAIETYNDHRMAMAFTPLALKVPIQINDAKVVTKSYRNFWADFENVGIPQEVLK; translated from the coding sequence ATGGACTTATTGTTAAAGATTCCTAAAAATCAATTATTTAAAAATAGTATTGTTGTATCAGGTTCAAAAAGTGAATCGAACAGATTATTAATACTACAACAATTATATCCTCAACTGGTTATTGAGAATTTATCTAATTCAGATGATTCTGTGCATATGCAACATGCCTTAAAAGGAGAAGGAGAGGTTGCTGATATCGGTCATGCTGGAACTGCCATGCGATTTTTAACTGCTTTTTTTGCTACCCAAGAAGGAAAAACTAAAGTTTTACAAGGATCGGAAAGAATGCATAATCGTCCGATTAAGATTTTAGTCGACGCTCTGAGAGATTTAGGAGCAGAAATTTCTTACATCGAAAAAGAAGGATATCCGCCATTAAAGATTACAGGTAAAAAACTAGAAAAGAGTACAGTTGCTATTCAAGGAAATGTGAGTAGTCAGTACATCTCGGCGTTATTATTAATTGCATCAAGTTTGCCAAATGGTTTAGAGATTGAATTGTTAGGAGAAATCACTTCGATTCCATATATCAAAATGACATTAAGTTTACTAAGTCAATTAGGAATTGAAAGTACATTTGAAGGAAATTTGATTAAGGTAAATCCGTTAGCAAATATTGAAGGAAAGAAAGTCGTTGTTGAAGCTGATTGGAGTTCTGCATCTTACTTTTATTCTTTAGTTGCGTTAAGTGAAATAGGAACTGAAATTGAATTATCATCTTATAAAAAAGAGAGTTTACAAGGGGATAGTTGTTTAGCTGAAATTTATAAACATTTTGGTGTTACTACTACGTTTGAAGAGTATACAATCCTACTGAAAAAAGAGAAGGAAACAAGTACTTCTTTATTAGAGCTAGATTTGGTAAAAGCACCAGATATTGCTCAAACGATTGCCGTTACATGTTTTGCTTTAGGTGTTCCTTGTAAATTAGAAGGTCTACATACGCTGAAAATCAAAGAAACGGATAGATTAGAAGCATTAAGAGAGGAAATAACTAAACTTGGTGGAAATATTACGGTAACTAATGAAGAGTTACACTTAGAGTCTTCATCTGAAATAAATGAAAACATAGCTATAGAAACATACAATGATCATAGAATGGCTATGGCATTTACTCCTTTGGCATTAAAAGTACCAATTCAAATAAACGACGCTAAAGTTGTTACGAAGTCATATAGAAACTTCTGGGCAGACTTTGAAAACGTCGGGATTCCACAAGAAGTTCTAAAATAA
- a CDS encoding Crp/Fnr family transcriptional regulator, which yields MLEEFLRSFQVLTEEEILKFKSQAQYRKISKGDFFAQSGKVSREVGFINHGILRSFYLSSAEEDVTYCFRFTGSFCSAYSSFITGKPSIESLQAITDVEVMVWTKEQLVQLEKESPNWTMLLKILTEYEYFELERRVFMLQREPAEKKYLDLMEHQPELIKEIPLNYLASYLGITQRHLSRIRKTVY from the coding sequence ATGCTAGAAGAATTTTTAAGAAGTTTTCAAGTTTTAACAGAAGAGGAAATTTTAAAATTTAAAAGTCAAGCTCAATATAGAAAGATCTCCAAGGGTGATTTTTTTGCTCAAAGCGGTAAAGTGAGTAGAGAAGTTGGTTTCATTAATCATGGGATTTTAAGATCATTTTACTTGTCCTCTGCGGAAGAAGATGTAACCTATTGTTTCAGATTTACGGGTTCTTTTTGTTCTGCATATTCTTCATTTATCACAGGAAAACCTTCCATAGAAAGTTTACAAGCAATTACAGATGTTGAGGTTATGGTTTGGACTAAAGAACAATTAGTTCAGCTTGAAAAAGAAAGTCCAAACTGGACAATGTTATTGAAAATACTTACTGAATATGAGTACTTTGAACTAGAACGAAGAGTGTTTATGCTACAAAGAGAACCTGCGGAGAAAAAGTATTTAGATTTAATGGAACATCAACCAGAATTGATTAAAGAAATTCCACTGAATTATTTAGCATCTTACTTAGGAATTACACAAAGACACTTAAGTAGAATTAGGAAAACTGTTTATTAG
- the queA gene encoding tRNA preQ1(34) S-adenosylmethionine ribosyltransferase-isomerase QueA, producing MKLSQFNFELPPELLAEYPSEHRDEARLMVLNRKEQTIEHKLFKDLINYFDEGDVMMLNNTKVFPARMYGNKEKTGARIEVFLLRELNAEHRLWDVLVDPARKIRIGNKLFFGDDESLVAEVIDNTTSRGRTLRFLFDGPYDEFRRKLIELGQTPLPKYIKRDVEPEDEERYQTIYAKHEGAVAAPTAGLHFSKHLMKRLEIKGVDFAEMTLHVGLGTFNPVEVEDLSKHKMDSEKIIIPEEACNVVNNALENKKRICAVGTTVMRTVESSVSANQRLNEFTGWTNKFIFPPYDFSIANSMVTNFHTPKSTLLMMVAAFAGYDFVMEAYEQAVKEKYKFYSYGDAMLII from the coding sequence ATGAAATTATCTCAATTTAACTTCGAATTACCACCAGAGTTATTAGCAGAATACCCATCAGAGCATAGGGATGAAGCTCGTTTAATGGTTTTAAACCGTAAAGAACAAACTATTGAACACAAGTTGTTTAAAGATTTAATCAACTATTTTGATGAAGGTGATGTAATGATGTTGAATAACACCAAAGTATTTCCGGCTAGAATGTATGGAAATAAAGAAAAAACTGGTGCTAGAATTGAAGTGTTCTTATTGAGAGAATTAAATGCGGAACACAGACTTTGGGATGTTTTAGTAGATCCTGCTCGTAAAATCCGTATTGGTAATAAGTTATTCTTCGGAGATGATGAGAGTTTAGTAGCTGAGGTTATTGATAACACTACTTCTAGAGGAAGAACGTTACGTTTTTTATTCGATGGTCCTTATGACGAGTTTAGAAGAAAACTTATTGAATTAGGTCAAACACCATTACCAAAATACATCAAAAGAGATGTTGAGCCAGAAGATGAAGAGCGTTACCAAACAATTTATGCAAAGCATGAAGGAGCTGTAGCTGCACCAACTGCAGGTTTACACTTTTCTAAGCACTTAATGAAGCGTTTAGAAATCAAAGGAGTTGATTTTGCAGAAATGACTTTACACGTAGGTTTAGGTACTTTTAATCCTGTAGAGGTTGAAGATTTATCTAAGCATAAAATGGATTCTGAGAAAATTATCATTCCAGAAGAAGCATGTAATGTGGTAAACAATGCCTTAGAAAACAAGAAAAGAATTTGTGCTGTTGGAACAACGGTAATGAGAACTGTTGAATCATCGGTTTCTGCTAACCAAAGATTAAACGAATTTACGGGTTGGACGAATAAATTTATTTTTCCTCCATATGATTTCAGTATTGCAAATTCAATGGTTACGAACTTCCATACTCCTAAGTCAACATTATTAATGATGGTTGCTGCATTTGCGGGTTATGATTTTGTAATGGAAGCCTACGAACAGGCAGTAAAAGAGAAGTATAAATTTTATTCTTACGGAGATGCGATGTTAATTATCTAA
- a CDS encoding NAD(P)H-dependent oxidoreductase, whose translation MNVLIINGHPDKESFNNALSDSYYNGAKLSTTQVEVINLRDLEFNPSLQYGYRKRTELEPDLKIAIEKIKNADHLVWVFPIWWGGMPAILKGFIDRTFLPGITFEIEEGKLLPKKLLKGKTARLIITSDSPRWYYRLFIKSPVINQFKKAILTFCGVKPTKVMYIAVVKNSNPKQREEWLKRVFSLGKMLS comes from the coding sequence ATGAATGTATTAATAATAAATGGTCATCCAGATAAAGAAAGTTTTAATAATGCACTTTCTGATTCTTATTATAACGGAGCTAAATTATCCACTACTCAAGTCGAAGTAATAAACCTAAGAGATCTTGAATTTAATCCTAGTTTACAGTATGGCTATAGAAAACGAACTGAATTAGAACCTGATTTAAAAATAGCTATAGAGAAAATAAAAAATGCAGATCATTTAGTTTGGGTTTTTCCAATCTGGTGGGGAGGAATGCCAGCAATACTAAAAGGTTTTATTGATAGGACTTTTTTACCAGGGATTACATTTGAAATAGAAGAAGGAAAACTTCTACCTAAAAAGTTACTCAAAGGAAAAACAGCACGGTTAATCATTACTTCAGATAGTCCAAGATGGTATTATAGATTGTTCATAAAAAGCCCTGTAATCAATCAATTTAAAAAGGCGATTTTGACTTTTTGTGGAGTAAAACCAACGAAAGTAATGTATATCGCAGTGGTTAAAAACTCAAACCCAAAACAAAGAGAAGAATGGCTTAAACGCGTATTTAGTTTAGGTAAAATGCTATCGTAA